The proteins below are encoded in one region of Mycobacteriales bacterium:
- the clpS gene encoding ATP-dependent Clp protease adapter ClpS produces MMAPGTDTGTATDTQEDIEEATDVRAAMPWVTLVWNDPINLMSYVTHVFQKLFGYDREKATKLMLDVHKRGRAVVSSGSREQMEHDVARLHAYGLWATLQQQ; encoded by the coding sequence ATGATGGCACCCGGTACCGACACCGGGACCGCAACCGACACGCAAGAGGACATCGAGGAGGCCACGGACGTCCGGGCCGCGATGCCGTGGGTGACGCTGGTCTGGAACGACCCGATCAACCTCATGTCCTACGTGACGCACGTCTTCCAGAAGCTCTTCGGCTACGACCGGGAGAAGGCGACCAAGCTCATGCTCGACGTGCACAAACGCGGCCGGGCGGTGGTCAGCTCCGGTTCGCGGGAGCAGATGGAACACGACGTGGCCCGGCTGCACGCGTACGGCCTGTGGGCCACCCTCCAGCAGCAGTGA
- a CDS encoding DUF2017 domain-containing protein encodes MTAVKRTRRGVVVSFDEVEASLLRHLVGEVRELLTDGEPELPEPAARAGGLPSDAELSALTGLGGPAGLAGYADEPETPEDPALARLLPDAYRDDPDAAGEFRRLTETSLRRDKVTAADRLLATLPGDGPGEVRLDADTTESWLATINDVRLALGTRLEVSEEMAEPDPEDPDAPAYVVYLWLTELQGVLIEVADD; translated from the coding sequence GTGACCGCGGTCAAGCGCACCCGGCGCGGGGTGGTCGTCAGCTTCGACGAGGTCGAGGCCTCGCTGCTGCGGCACCTGGTCGGCGAGGTCCGGGAGCTGCTCACCGACGGTGAGCCGGAGCTGCCCGAGCCGGCCGCCCGGGCCGGCGGGCTGCCCAGCGACGCCGAGCTGTCCGCGCTGACCGGGCTCGGCGGCCCGGCCGGGCTGGCCGGGTACGCCGACGAGCCCGAGACGCCCGAGGACCCGGCGCTGGCCCGGCTGCTGCCCGACGCCTACCGGGACGACCCGGACGCGGCCGGCGAGTTCCGCCGGCTGACCGAGACCTCGCTGCGCCGGGACAAGGTCACCGCGGCCGACCGGCTGCTGGCCACGCTGCCGGGCGACGGCCCGGGCGAGGTCCGGCTGGACGCGGACACGACCGAGTCCTGGCTGGCCACGATCAACGACGTCCGGCTGGCGCTGGGCACCCGGCTCGAGGTGAGCGAGGAGATGGCCGAGCCCGACCCGGAGGATCCGGACGCCCCGGCGTACGTGGTCTACCTGTGGCTGACCGAGCTGCAGGGCGTCCTGATCGAGGTCGCCGACGACTAG
- a CDS encoding suppressor of fused domain protein, whose product MTDVDAQSAIESHLRHGFPGQRVVVQGWRTDAMSAPHVRVLRVDPETRGGLWLHVSSGASIPAEQAPSSSQGSEFVLVTPFKTLRAVELLAMVVYFHGVQELSVGDTVSVGEPWLPGSTCGHLLVSNPYLLADELWTLPLPGRTVNFRWVIPITAKERAYAAERGLEALEQRFEEAGLEYWDPHRQSVVS is encoded by the coding sequence GTGACCGATGTGGACGCGCAGAGCGCGATCGAGAGCCACCTGCGGCACGGGTTCCCGGGCCAGCGGGTGGTCGTGCAGGGCTGGCGTACCGACGCGATGTCCGCGCCGCACGTCCGGGTGCTGCGGGTGGACCCGGAGACCCGGGGCGGGCTCTGGCTGCACGTGTCCAGCGGCGCCTCGATCCCGGCCGAGCAGGCCCCGAGCTCGTCCCAGGGATCGGAGTTCGTGCTGGTCACGCCGTTCAAGACGCTGCGCGCGGTCGAGCTGCTGGCGATGGTCGTCTACTTCCACGGCGTGCAGGAGCTCTCCGTCGGCGACACCGTGTCGGTCGGCGAGCCCTGGCTGCCCGGCTCGACCTGCGGGCACCTGCTCGTCAGCAACCCGTACCTGCTGGCCGACGAGCTCTGGACGCTGCCGCTGCCGGGCCGGACGGTGAACTTCCGCTGGGTCATCCCGATCACGGCCAAGGAGCGGGCGTACGCGGCCGAGCGCGGGCTGGAGGCGCTGGAGCAGCGGTTCGAGGAGGCCGGCCTCGAGTACTGGGACCCGCACCGCCAGTCAGTCGTGAGCTAG